In the genome of Odocoileus virginianus isolate 20LAN1187 ecotype Illinois chromosome 17, Ovbor_1.2, whole genome shotgun sequence, the window TGTGCAAACACTGTAAATAGAAAAGCTTACCACAATCGCTCCATAAATCTTACTTTTTAAGTTCAAGCATGCGGGACCTGAGACCCAGGAAACACCCACTTCTAAATTATCCTATCcttgtgcatgtatgctaagtcacttcagtcgtgtctggctctttgtgatatgatggactgtagtccaccaggctcctctgtccatgaggattctccaggcaagaatattggagtgggttgccaggccctcctccaggggatcttcccaacccccagattgaacctgcatctcttatgtcttctgcattggcaggcaggttctttaccactagcaccacctgggaagccccatcctaTCCTCAGGAGACCTTGTCTTGAACTGGAATCCTGATGTCTCAATTATATACTTTAGGCTGTCTCCTTTTACATTTGTTTAATTCTTTAAACCTCCAAAATGATTCCTCAGTCAAACCAACCTTTATAAATACCTCCATATGCCAGACCCTGTACTAGGCCCCAGGAATAGAAATGTGCCTCTACAGAGCTCCAGGTACATTGAAGAATTTATCATCTGTCTCTCCACCTGGGATGTGAGCTCTGATGAAGACAGGAGCCTTTTCATGTTTGCTacacttccctggtaactcagacggtaaagcggctgcctacaatgcgggagaccagggttcgatccctgggtggggaagatcctctggagaagaaaatggcaacccactccagtgctcttgcctggaaaatcccatgggaggatcctggtaggctacagtccatggggtggcaaagagtcggacacaactgagcaacttcactttatttcACTCTATTTACAACATTTAGAATATTACCTGAGATACAACACATTGTTTCTAAATAAGTATGTATTGAATAAAGCACAGGAATGTGTGTGAGGGGCAGGCCAATGAGGGTTGGTACTACTCCCCACTGGTGGCTTAGACTGTActgcatctgcctgcagtgcaggagacctgggttcaatccctgggtcaggaagatcccctggagaaggaaatggcaacccactccagtacttttgcctggaaaaatcccatggatcgagaagcctggaaggcgacagtctatggggtcccgaagagtcggacacgactgagtgacttcactttctttcatttttcactacTCCCCACAACAAACCTGagcagttttgtttttgtctttttttttttttttttggtctgttttttcGAATTAGGAGTCCCCCTTGTGGTCATGGGGGAAAACATTGAGGAAAAGgatagaggaagaaatggaataaaTAGCATCTCTGTTCTCAGTCACCTATCCCTAAATTTATTAGACTTCTTCCCTGTCTCTGTGTACAGTTTCTTTTGAGGGAGAGAGGTGTCCCAGATTCTCAAGGAGTCAGGACTCCTACCACTCACACGATGCTTCCTAGCTCCCATAGTCCATGGATTCTTTCTTACCCTGTCTCACTCTGATGCTCTCTCACATCCTGGAGGTCCCTGGGGTCCCTGTCCCCTGGGATTCTGGAACCATCAGTTCCATCCCTAACCTTGGGTTCCCCATTTCCCAATGCTGGAACGTTCCCCAGTTTGCTgcctgtgaccttaggcaaattgcCATTTTGCAGCCCCAGTTccctcatctgcagaatgggaaGGGTAATTTCCACCGCCTAAAATTGTTttgtggattaaataaaatatgtctgCAAAACGCGAACCATGATTCTTGGTTTAAAATTTGTTAACATTGTGTTAAGTGGGTGGTTTTTCAAACTCGTGGATTCTTGCTGCCCCTCCTCCTCCGGAGCTGGGCTGAGAGTCAAATCTGTAGTCTTCCAGACTGGACCGGATTAGTTTTGAATTTCACTTAATCCGGGTGGCCCTTCCGCAACCCGAGCCCTCTTAAAAGCAAAGGTTGCTTTTAAGCCTGCTAAGGAGCCTGGGCTCTCGAAGGCTGCGGGATGGAGCTAGGAGCGGGAGCCAAactgcctctgctgctgctgctgctgcgggcCACTTGCTTGGGGTACGCAGGAGCAGATGGCTACATGTCAGTCATCGAGGTGACCAACGGGGCCCCCTGGGGCGACTGGGCCTGGCCTGAGATGTGTGCTGACGGATTCTTCGCCAGTGGGTTCTCGCTCAAGGTAGGGACTCATGCCTCGGTCTCAGAGGGGACCCCAGAGCCGAGGGTGGCAGTCTTCTGATTCGTCGTCGGTCGCCCAGGTGGAGCCTCGGCAAGGCATTCCTGGCGACGACACGGCCCTGAACGGGATCCGGCTGCACTGCACGCGCGGGCAAGTGGATCTCAACGCGCACGTGGTGGAGTCCCAGTCTGGAAGGTGGGGTTAGGGGCCGAGGATCCCCTAGAGTCGGGGTATGCCCCTTACCCTCGGttacacacatcccctcccatTCCGACGAGCAGGTTCCTCCAGGAGGTTTAGACGTGGGAAGCGGGTGGGAgaccgccccctcccaccccatccccctcgAATCTCGGTGGAGGTCAGGTGACTGAGCACCTGGCGGGGAAGCCCCTGAGGCCTGGGTCTGGCTGGAGGTGGGTAGGGGGCGCCGCGGAGCCAGTGCGTCTACGCTTCCCCCGCAGGTGGGGAAGGTGGAGTGAGCCGCTGTGGTGTCCCGTCGGCGGCTTCCTGGTGGCTTTCTCGCTTCGCGTGGAGGCACCCGTGACCTTCGGGGATAACACAGCTGCGAACAACGTGCGCTTCCTCTGCTCCGACGGCACAGAGCTGCAGGGGCCGGGCCTGACCTGGGGAGACTTCGGAGACTGGAGTGAGCCTTGTCCTAAAGGCATATGCGGCTTGCAGACCAAGATCGAGCAACCTCAAGGCCTCCGCGACGACACCGCCATCAACGACGCGCGCTTTCTCTGCTGCCTCAATTGATACCATCGCCGTCCTCTCCCAGCCCCAAGCCTCATCCCACCTATGCTATTAAAGCTTCTCTGTCTTGGCTTTGGTCTGGCTTGTTTTAGGGATGGGGGATGGGAAACTGCGTGGCCCCGCGTTCCTCTTAAGCTGGCATTGGGCCAGGCCCAATTAGGGGTTGGTCTCagaagtctgggcttccctgctggctcagacagtaaagaatccgcctgcaatgtgggagacctgggttccatccctgggttgggaagatcccctggaggagggcatggcaacccactccagtattcttacctggagaattcccatggacagaggagcctggtgggctacagcccatagggtcgaaaagagccagacacgaatgagcgactaagcacactcAGAAGTCTAGGGCAAGCTACTGAAAGTTACCGATCCATAGTTCacggggaaaaaaagaaacaaatgcagtTAAACAGATTTTGCTTACAGGTTGAGGAAGTCCTTGCTTTTCTGACAGCCTCTGCAAACATGTCATCCTATTAAGAGCCCAGGTTGTTTCCTTTCTGAACCACCACTGACCCCAAATTAAGTGACAATgctatattgttttttttttttgttttgctatatTGTCTTAAGGTTTCACTTTCTAGAACTTAGGAGACTAACATGTCTTTTCCATGTGTCCCCGCTTGGTCACTCAGTGGAgtccgactctatgaccccatgggccgtagcctgccaggctcctctgtccacgggagaatactggagtgggtggccatttcctcctccaggagatctttccaatccagggatagatCCCACaactgctttggcaggcagattctttaccactgagccacctgggaagcctgccatttccatatgtttccttttcttccccctacACTACTCAAACAGTGGCTTTTCTGTATATTGAGTCCTATTAAGTGTCCTTGTCCTTGCTGCCCTCTCTGCCTGGACTCTCCCAACAGTCCAGATGATTAGCCCATCCACCAGATTTCAGgtccaatttttctttcttggactTTGTCTTATGAAAAAGGTCATGCGTCAGTCAATACCTATCCCCATTACCTCcgtgtttttaaaaagtgcttacaACCAACTGAAATAATCTACCACCTCTTTTAAAAACTGCCCATCTTCTAACCCCTGGAATGTTAAATTCTTTAAGAGCACAGAACTTGCCTGTCTTGTTTATACAGTACTTTCAGCGCACCAACAGCTCAGTAactatttattaagaaaatagtaaGCAAGGTGTAAAAACACCCAAACAACGGTGTACCTGGAGGCCTTCAGACACTCCTTGTATAAGGGCACAGTCTGAGACGCAGAAGAGAACTCTAAATACTCTAAATAGTTTATTCCAGGGTGGGGGCGGGCCAGGTGGGTATCCAGGAGCCACGGACCAGGTGGATGGAGCCTCACTGAGAGGAGCCCTGCGGAAAAGACAAAGTGAGGACCGGACACAGCCAGGGAGCAAATAGGTTTCCTTGCCAGCCCCATCCCACACCGTCCCACCTGCTTCTTCCTGCAATCGCCACAGAGGACACCAATGGACGCGTTCACCAGCTGCACCCCACAGAGCAAGATCTCCAGGCATGATGCAGCCACGAGCAGCGAGAAGAGCGTCACGTTCCAGAGGACCACATTGGGCGGCTCCACGCACAAGTTCCATTGCGTGCGGTTGAGCAGGTAGGAGCCTCTGCGGGTGGGGTAGGGTCACGCGAGAGCCGGAGGTCACGCGGGGCGCGCCCCCGCTGCCCCTAACCCGGGGCGTCCCGCCCTGCGCAGGCGCCGAGGGGGATATGCACAGAGCTCGTTTGGCCCACGTGGAGGAAGCTGTCTCGAAGCCGAGTCCGGCCTAGGTTCCCTGGTCCACGTGGGAAAGGCAGGTGGGCAGAGACAGAGAATGGGGCAGGGCCGCGAAAACAGGCTAAGCCTTACGCGGTATCTTGGAAGTGGTAATCCCAGGAGCTGTTCATTAAGCACTGTGGTCCAATTCGGAGCCCGGTTCCCGAGACCGAGAGGCAGTAGATGGCGCCAAGCAACCCGATAGCTGAGCAGAAGACTGAGCGCAGCATCTACAGGCACAGTGCGAGGAGAGGTGTGTTGGACCGTCCCTTACCTACTCGTGGGCAAACTgcgcctggccccgcccccgccccccatctGTTCCAGTGTCGTAAAAAATACACTTCCCGTCAAACCCCGGGGCTGGAGTTCCGCTTAATCCTAAGAGGCGGTGGCCATGGAGTTTTCAGGGGGTTGTAGTCCCCTCTGGTCAGGCCCACTGAAGCCTAATATTTGTCGCTGCGAGGGAGGGGTGAGATGTGCTCATGAAAATGGGAATTCAGTAGAGGGACCATGGCTTTAGATGTGGTTCTTCGAAGACCGGTTCAAAGACCTAAGCTGAATcctgtctttattattattattttaaaaatttactagttttttaaagttgcatcctatggcatgtgggatcttattccccgccccccccccccatccccgggatcaaaccagggccccctgtgttaggagcacagagtcttaaccactagaccaccaagaaAGTCAGTCCCTTAAGCCCCATCTTAATTTGGATCTTACCCTGCAGCGATTTCCACAGCAGCCTGCACCGCAACAGCCTTTGCCCCCGGCCCGGACGGCGGAAATTCCCGGACAAAGTACCTATTGGAGGAGAGTCGATGTAATAGCAAGGCCAGCAAGTCCCCAGCTTGGCATGATTGCTTACCTCCTCCTGGAAGCTTCCtgtgatgcctttgaactatagGGAGACCTTATCTCCCTATATTGCTTCTCCTGCAACACTGTCGGGCTCTGCTTTAAGTTTATCTGTATTCATGTGCCTACTTATCTCTGTCCAGATTGTAGCCTCCAGGAGGGTAGGGCCCCAGTATCCTTATATCCCCCATAAATCTCGGTATATAGTAGGTTCCCAAGTGAATGGGAATCAGGAAGCCTGGGTTTAATGCCAAacttgtgctcatttcacactcCATGAATTGAttcatctctctgggtctcagttttgtcctctgtaaaatgggtctgCGTGCCTCCCGTGGCTGTTGTCAGGATTTAATGAAATAACAGGTTGACTTGATGTGAAGACTAACTCAGAATAAATGGTCAATAAGTATAAAGTCTCTTGGCAGCAGGAAGGAATAGTGGTGTTGGAGTGTCTGGTGAACTGGGATTATGATGGAGGGTGGAGGAGTATGTAAATGAAGACTGATGGGAAGGGTGAGAATCCTCAAGATACAACCCTGTCTTTCTCCTGTGGTCTTCCTCAAAgagcccaccccctcccagggtGTCAGCTGCTGCTCCTAACAATAGTTGTCTCTTAAATCAGTACCTTCAAATTCAGATCTGATTGCCTGAAGGGTCTGTTCATTTGTATGTCTTGGTTTTAACTCAAGTTCATCCAACCTCATACTGACTTCACAGTTtattccccccaaaattcatcTCCCTTTGGCTTTCTTGTCTCCGTCAGTGGAAATATCCTCCAGGTCAACCAGTCCTAAAAACTTGAATCCTCCATACCGAGCCAGACCTTAAGTCCTTCAGTGGCTCTTGAATCTGTCAGTCCTTTATTCCACCCAGTCCGTCCCCAGTCACCTCCCACAAGAAGGATGTGCTCGTTCTCTCTATTGGGTTTCCATATCTCTTGCCCTGTGCCCATACTCAATCCTACATTGCTATtaccaggttctttttttttttttttttttttttgactgcaatgggtcttagtttcagcaaacggatctttgatctttgctgcCGCATGCAGAATCTTTCGTTTCAGCTTGATcccagcagggatcaaacccgcttcccctgcattgggagtgcagagtcttagccactgcaccaccagggaagtcctgctacCACCAGATTAAACTTAGCTTTCAATTGATCTTTTCCCTGATCCAATCCCTGAGAGTCTCCTCAAAGAGTTGCCTGTCAAGACTGAACTCTATGAAGGTGTCTGAGGCGCCCTCACTTCAGCCTTAGCTTTGTTGCACCCAACCAGGTTCTTTGCTTATCTCCCATCTCTATAATTCTGCAGGTGTCTGGATCTTTGCCTCCCTGTTTTCCTTGATCATCTCACACCAATAAGGCAACATTTGGGTCTTCTCCAAGGGAGAGGCTGAGAGCTTTAGTTCCATTACATCATTCGCAGCAACCTTACAGAAACACCTGCAGAGTTGAGTGAACTTTCCTCTagcccctcttccctcttccttgtCTCATGGCAGGTCTGGGGCCAGAGCTAGCCCCCTTGCTTAGCCTGTCCGGTTATATCACTTACTTGGAGGCTCTTGAACCCAGAGACACCTGGATTTATCTTTTGGATTTACCAACTTCAAATGACTTCcttgtttgtgattttttaaaagtttgtgtatttatttatttggctgcatcaagtcttgggcttcccaggtggcggtagtggtaaagaacctgcctgtcaatgcaggagactgtaagagacaagggtttaacccctgaatctggaagattccctggaggagggcctggcaacccactccagtattcttgcctggagaaccctatggacagaggagcctggtgggctacagtccatagggtcatgaagagttggacatgactgagtgacttagcatgcatgccaggtcttacttgcagcatgcaggatctttagctgcagcatgcaggatctttagctgcagcatgtaactctttagttgtggcatatgggatctagctccctgactggggattgaacctgggccccatgctttgagagcacagagtcttagtcactggaccaccaaggaagtccctaatttttgcttctttagccaaagtatttgtttccttttgttctctGAGCTCCTCTGTCTCACTCTCTGCTCTCTCTTTGTCTCAATGAAAAGAGGTAATTGAAGAAGCAGGAGGAAGCACTGAGTTTATAGCTTGGGTCTGTTTACTTTTCTCCATCTCCATGGCTGCTGGACTTGTCCAGGCCACTGTTATCTCTCCTGGACAACTGTAGTGACCTCAGTTGGTcttcctgcagccactgctgaccTCCTACTGTCCACTGTCCACCCAGCAGCCAGCCATATCCAACAGGATATGGAGCAATTAGAACTCTCATACTTTACTGATGGGAATACAATTGTTATAAGTACTTCAGACAACGCTTTGGTGATATCTATTAGCACTGAATATTTGCATAGCTTAAGACTCAGCAGTTTTATTCTGTAGGTCATCTATCCAATAGACATGCAAACATACATTCACCTAAAGACATTTGCAGGGATGTTTAGAGAACATTATTTGGAATAAATCCAAGTTTGGAACGATCCAAATATCTGTCAACAGtagaatgtttaaataaattgtggtaatATTTACACAATGAAATGCATAAGAAATAATAAACTACAGCATTGTGTACTAATATGAATATGTACTAATATGTACTAATATGTACTAATATGTACTAATATGAATTGTACTAATATGTACTAATATGAATGTGTACTAATATGTACTAATATGAATGTGTACTCATATGTACTAATATGAATATGTACTAATATGTACTAATATGAATGTGTACTAATATGTAATTTTAATCTGGAGAAGTCAGAACAAAAGTGTCCAGGGtgtaggattccatttatataaagtgcTAAACAGACAAATCTAACCTCTGGGGTAGAAGTCAGGATAGTGGGGCCCTTGGCAGTGTGGAGTAGGGCCTGGTGGAAGGCCTGTCTGGGATTCTTGTAATGACCCAGATCGTGATCTAAGTGCCCAGAAAATAAGTGTGTCCCCTCTATAAAAATTCACTGAACTGTATATTAAGGATCTGGGAAGTTATCTGtatgacttttaaaaagctaaaaagtcCTTCAGTAGTTTACTGTGCActtataataaaattcaaattcctcACTGTGCTTCTCGGGGGTGTAGAtgctctggcctctgcccaccaCTGATCTCACCTGCTTCCCAGAAGCAGGCTGGTGAGATTGTGGGGAGGTGGTGTTGGTTTGGGCTGGCAAAGGGGTGTGATATGACAGGGAGTGAGTGAGTAGGGCTGGAAGGAGTGTGATGTCTTGGAGAGGGTTGAGGTCAGAGGTATGGAGTGGAGTCCAACTGCCATAAATCCATGCGAGAGGGAGAGTAGGAGAAAAGGCCCCAGGGCAGAGGGTGAGAggggtgcttagttgctcagtcacgtccgactctttgtgacaccacgggctgtagccccccacgctcctctatccgtgggaattctccaggcaagaatactggaatgggttgctaagctcttctccaagggatattcccaacctaggtctccctcattttgggcggattctttatcatctgtgccaacagggaagccctggtaagaGGGGATTGTTGTATAAAAGAGAAGAGGTGTTCCCCATTTAGCGAACGGAGCTGTGGTCAGcgaaagaaacaaagataaagcACTCCCCTAGAGAATTTCATCAGTCAGCCCTCCTGAGATGTGGGGAACAGTGTGGGGGATAAATCTTTTGCCTTCAGGCCATCAAGATGTTAAACTCACTTGACAGTCCGAAAAGGTCcccttggagcttccctggtggtccaatggttaagactctgtgcttccactacagggagcacgggttcaatccttggtcggggaactaagatccctcatgccgtGCGGAGCACAAACAAAAAAGTTCCCTTACACAGGGAGGGGTTGGCAAATAGGGGTTAAGAAGTCTgtgtctccccttcccccacttctCCTGACAGGTCCTGGTCTCCAGGAAGCAACGGGGACCCCTTCTCCACCACACTGACCTAGGTTCTGAGTTTATCGTTAGTGCCCAGCGCGTGGTGGGCATCCAGAAATGTTGGACAGGGAGGTGAGGGAGCTGACACTGAGCTGAGAGGTAGAATGACTGATCTGCGACATCACTACTTGGCTCCAGACACTATACTATCACTGtaaacctccctccccccccccccccccacacacacactgagccCATTATTATCTTAACCCGATAACCTTCCAGAGAACCAGCTGTTCCTTCTGTCTCAACCCTTATCATGAGATGTTCCCAGCATCTGCTCAGcagtggggacagggaggggctgggaggacaTACTCCCTACCCAGGAGGGAAAAACTTGAGAGCAGTGAGGCTCCTTCATTCTCGTTCCCCTCAGACATTCAACTCAGGACCCTGGGGTTGAGCATCAGCCCTATGCAGTGCTTAGCATTTGGGGGCAGGCTGGGCGGGCTCCCGGTCCCCACCAAGCCACCACCATCCTTTCCTCTCACTCCCTCCCGCTCCTGGTCAGGACCCCAGAGAGTGGTGCCCCCTCCCATGGCCTGTGCGCCCCGGCCAGCCCTCTCACCATCAGGCCCCCGCCAACAAAGCCAGCCATGAGCCAGACTTGCAAGCTGAGGTGGTCCTTGGTCCAGGTGGTCTGCCCGTTGGGCACCAGCAGGAGGGCGTTGGCCACAATGCAGATCAGGGAGAGGGGGATGAGAGACAGCCCCACGAAGCGGGCACACTTTCCGGTGCACATGGTGAGGCTCTCGGCAAGGACAGGCGGTGAGTGAAAGTGAACCCAAGGTTCCCCGGGCCAGAGGAAAAAACAAGCCAGGAGCAAAGGTCGGGGAGGAGGTGTGGCGAAGCTGGCAGCAGCTGATGATAAAGGACAGGGGCAGGAAACATGGGGCTGCTGCAGAGATGCAGGCCAAGGGGAAGATGTGGTGGACAAGCTGGGGGAGGCTGACCCACAGAGGAAGTTGCATGAAGTCAATATGTTCTTCCTCTTCTGCACACACCTCGCCACAGACCCTCTGTCAGCTCCTTACCTGCTTTGTGACTTACCCAAACCCCGTGATGTCTCTAAAGCTCAGTTGTCTTGTCTGTATAAAGGGCATAGTGATGCTCCTGGACTATTGGGCtggtggtgaggattaaatagggaattccctggtggtctggtggttaggactctgcactctcactgccaggggcctgggttcgagccctggttggggaactatgatcctgcatgctatgtggtgcagccagaaaaaaagggGTCAAGGTGAGGGTGAGAGGCATTTTGTAACAAAGAACACACTAAGCCAATGTGTGGTGGCTTCATTGCTTCTTAGCCCCACAG includes:
- the VMO1 gene encoding vitelline membrane outer layer protein 1 homolog — encoded protein: MELGAGAKLPLLLLLLRATCLGYAGADGYMSVIEVTNGAPWGDWAWPEMCADGFFASGFSLKVEPRQGIPGDDTALNGIRLHCTRGQVDLNAHVVESQSGRWGRWSEPLWCPVGGFLVAFSLRVEAPVTFGDNTAANNVRFLCSDGTELQGPGLTWGDFGDWSEPCPKGICGLQTKIEQPQGLRDDTAINDARFLCCLN
- the TM4SF5 gene encoding transmembrane 4 L6 family member 5, coding for MCTGKCARFVGLSLIPLSLICIVANALLLVPNGQTTWTKDHLSLQVWLMAGFVGGGLMVLCPGISAVRAGGKGCCGAGCCGNRCRMLRSVFCSAIGLLGAIYCLSVSGTGLRIGPQCLMNSSWDYHFQDTAGSYLLNRTQWNLCVEPPNVVLWNVTLFSLLVAASCLEILLCGVQLVNASIGVLCGDCRKKQGSSQ